A genomic region of Marinobacter sp. NP-4(2019) contains the following coding sequences:
- a CDS encoding lysophospholipid acyltransferase family protein: MGALRKFLAWLSVPVICFLALLLYIARPFNPDNNRLFGWVVARVGRFILGMDRPLSGQENMPRDRPTIVIANHQHNDDLFLMGDLLPPRTVTVGKSSLVWIPFFGQIFWLGGNVILDRARSHKAVAVMQATSDAVVREHKSLWIFPEGTRSRGRGLQKFKKGAFHAAVASGAPITMVCASQYEDGTLGWSGRREPVSIRILPPVETSGLTTDDIPELMARCQREMEAAISAMS; this comes from the coding sequence ATGGGTGCTCTGAGAAAATTCCTCGCCTGGCTGAGTGTGCCGGTTATCTGTTTTTTAGCGTTGTTGCTCTACATCGCGCGGCCGTTCAATCCGGACAATAACCGGTTATTCGGCTGGGTGGTTGCCCGGGTGGGCCGGTTTATCCTGGGGATGGATCGGCCGCTGAGCGGGCAGGAGAACATGCCCCGGGACCGGCCAACGATCGTCATCGCCAACCATCAACACAACGACGATCTGTTCTTGATGGGGGATCTGTTGCCGCCACGAACAGTAACCGTCGGCAAGTCGTCTTTGGTGTGGATTCCATTTTTCGGTCAGATATTCTGGCTGGGCGGGAATGTAATCCTTGATCGTGCCCGTTCTCACAAAGCCGTCGCGGTGATGCAGGCGACCAGCGACGCCGTTGTGCGGGAGCACAAAAGTCTGTGGATCTTCCCGGAAGGTACCCGCAGCCGCGGGCGTGGACTGCAGAAGTTCAAGAAAGGCGCCTTCCACGCCGCAGTGGCTTCCGGTGCCCCGATTACCATGGTATGTGCCAGCCAGTATGAGGATGGCACTCTTGGCTGGTCCGGTCGCCGCGAGCCGGTATCGATCCGGATTCTTCCTCCCGTTGAAACCTCTGGTCTGACCACCGATGACATTCCCGAGCTGATGGCACGTTGTCAGCGCGAGATGGAAGCCGCCATTTCCGCTATGTCCTGA
- a CDS encoding GlsB/YeaQ/YmgE family stress response membrane protein encodes MNLILFLIIGGVAGWLAGLIMKGRGFGVLANIGIGIVGSFIGGFVFRLLGLAAQGAVGELVTATVGAVLLLAIVSAIKKA; translated from the coding sequence ATGAATCTGATTCTGTTTCTGATTATTGGTGGCGTTGCCGGCTGGCTGGCCGGCCTGATCATGAAGGGCCGTGGCTTTGGTGTGCTGGCCAACATCGGTATTGGCATTGTGGGCTCTTTTATCGGCGGCTTCGTCTTCCGCTTGCTGGGGCTGGCGGCCCAGGGAGCTGTGGGTGAACTGGTGACCGCAACCGTTGGCGCGGTGCTGCTCCTGGCCATTGTCAGCGCCATCAAGAAGGCCTGA
- a CDS encoding MAPEG family protein, whose translation MIVPVTAVFAAVTGLLLLVLSTHVVRFRLKYRKGMGVTDDRDFEAAVRAHANLVEYAPLGLLMLGLAELNGVPGQLVYWAGMALVVGRVLHAWGMINGRGGTHWARMAGIVLTWLAILVAALLLLWNVYQVYG comes from the coding sequence ATGATTGTACCTGTTACTGCGGTATTCGCAGCTGTTACCGGTCTGCTGTTGCTGGTGTTGTCGACCCACGTGGTGCGCTTTCGCCTGAAATACCGGAAAGGCATGGGCGTCACGGATGACCGGGATTTCGAAGCCGCGGTGCGGGCCCATGCCAACCTGGTGGAATATGCGCCGCTGGGGCTGCTGATGCTGGGCCTCGCCGAGCTCAATGGTGTGCCCGGGCAACTGGTTTATTGGGCCGGCATGGCGCTTGTTGTCGGGCGTGTTCTGCACGCCTGGGGCATGATCAATGGCCGGGGCGGCACCCATTGGGCCAGGATGGCGGGCATTGTCCTGACCTGGCTGGCAATCCTGGTAGCGGCGCTGCTGTTATTGTGGAATGTGTATCAGGTCTATGGCTGA
- a CDS encoding B-box zinc finger protein, giving the protein MKHDCHYHPGTPAKWHCGECQIHYCGRCMPDADSRKRHALCPHCSRVMRYLGAATEAVPFWNRLGAFFRYPFHTDPLLVIAICTLVPLITPGNIVGIIITLLLALALLKYTYAVINHTAEGHMKPPPLAVAFTGSGFDIVILQLLVFALMGGLVGAAAMVGGPLLMMLVLAFVILALPASIMVLAMEHSVGAAVNPMNLAVLISRIGTPYFLLYGYLILLTLASGAAQDFAVNHFPFWFSQPLAGFLNSTFTLILFHMLGYLLFQYQEELGFASDFQEAEVEAPSQRKDRSVRFDADIDMNLKDGNYDRVQAMLKEALKKDPHNSLRLGQFYQLLDARNDSAEMYRNHPRLLGWLAAHNDGDGIARLLETLERTEPGFRLNDPELAVQCARALYHRGHFKPLLKLMQDFHKRFPESNELAPAYILVAQALANGLNQWEKATAFLNYIQKRCGNHPLHEQIATYLKQAENREPLKGPRASFLVEE; this is encoded by the coding sequence GTGAAACACGATTGTCATTACCACCCGGGTACCCCCGCCAAGTGGCACTGCGGCGAGTGTCAGATTCATTACTGCGGTCGCTGCATGCCCGATGCCGATAGCCGTAAACGCCACGCCCTTTGCCCTCACTGTAGCCGTGTCATGCGCTACCTCGGTGCCGCAACAGAGGCGGTGCCGTTCTGGAACCGGCTCGGGGCTTTTTTCCGCTACCCGTTCCACACCGATCCCTTGCTGGTCATCGCCATTTGTACCCTGGTGCCACTGATCACACCCGGCAATATTGTGGGCATCATTATCACCCTGCTATTGGCGCTGGCATTGCTGAAATACACCTATGCCGTCATCAACCACACCGCTGAAGGCCATATGAAGCCGCCACCCCTGGCGGTCGCCTTTACCGGCAGCGGTTTTGACATTGTGATTCTGCAACTTCTGGTTTTCGCCTTGATGGGCGGGCTGGTGGGGGCAGCCGCCATGGTTGGCGGACCGCTACTGATGATGCTGGTGCTGGCGTTTGTGATCCTGGCCCTGCCCGCCAGCATCATGGTGCTGGCCATGGAACATTCGGTGGGCGCGGCGGTGAACCCGATGAACCTGGCGGTACTGATTTCACGCATCGGCACCCCCTACTTCCTGCTCTACGGCTACCTGATACTGCTGACCCTGGCCTCCGGCGCCGCCCAGGACTTTGCGGTCAACCACTTCCCCTTCTGGTTCTCCCAGCCCCTGGCCGGCTTCCTGAACAGTACGTTTACCCTGATCCTGTTCCACATGCTGGGTTACCTGCTGTTCCAGTATCAGGAAGAACTGGGGTTCGCCAGTGACTTCCAGGAAGCAGAAGTTGAAGCACCTTCCCAGAGAAAGGACCGAAGCGTCCGCTTCGATGCCGACATCGACATGAACCTCAAGGACGGCAACTACGACCGCGTCCAGGCCATGCTGAAGGAAGCCCTGAAGAAGGATCCCCACAACAGCCTGCGTCTGGGACAGTTCTACCAGCTACTGGATGCACGCAACGACAGCGCCGAAATGTACCGCAATCATCCGCGGCTGCTTGGATGGCTGGCCGCCCATAATGACGGAGACGGCATCGCCCGGCTGCTGGAAACCCTGGAAAGAACGGAACCCGGCTTTCGCCTGAACGATCCGGAACTGGCCGTGCAATGCGCGCGGGCACTGTATCACCGCGGCCACTTCAAGCCCCTGCTGAAACTCATGCAGGACTTTCACAAACGTTTCCCGGAAAGCAACGAACTGGCGCCGGCCTACATCCTGGTGGCCCAGGCCCTGGCCAATGGCCTGAACCAGTGGGAAAAGGCCACGGCGTTTCTCAACTACATTCAAAAACGCTGCGGGAACCACCCACTGCATGAGCAGATTGCAACTTATCTCAAGCAGGCAGAGAACAGGGAGCCACTGAAGGGCCCGAGGGCTTCGTTTTTAGTTGAGGAGTAA
- a CDS encoding OmpA family protein yields MTVLVLDNPEMLAKAAVEAGFIMSETMENSPQKPHRMRFHYGFNKHTLDSQDVEILRQHAVYLRQQPGVRIHIHGHSDNFGAEDYNRFLSRLRATAAARQLMQEGVRESQIVISGWGSSRPLARPEDRAANRRLELEYLTLEMARAL; encoded by the coding sequence ATGACCGTACTCGTACTGGACAACCCGGAAATGCTGGCAAAAGCCGCTGTGGAAGCCGGCTTTATAATGTCCGAAACCATGGAAAACAGCCCCCAAAAGCCTCACAGGATGCGTTTCCATTATGGTTTTAACAAGCACACCCTGGACAGCCAGGATGTGGAGATCCTGCGTCAACACGCGGTCTATTTGCGACAACAGCCCGGTGTCCGTATTCACATCCACGGCCACTCGGATAATTTCGGTGCGGAAGATTACAACCGCTTCCTGTCCCGCCTCAGGGCCACCGCGGCTGCCCGCCAGCTGATGCAGGAAGGTGTCAGGGAGTCCCAGATTGTGATCAGTGGCTGGGGCAGCTCAAGGCCGCTGGCGCGACCGGAGGACCGGGCCGCAAACCGCCGCCTGGAACTGGAGTACCTGACCCTGGAAATGGCCAGGGCACTCTGA
- a CDS encoding rhomboid family intramembrane serine protease, with the protein MLIIPAENAVNWRRPPWATLGLIATCLLVFLFYQGGDSRLMEGAIEEYLASDLPELEAPVYEDYLQRQIRFEGESERILELQDFQQLRESGEEVWVAVSLLVNPEFYQYMRDNRELLWAPADRQQWLEQRTAIQTRYIDRLSSNQLGLVPAELSLYTLITYQFLHGGWGHIIGNLLFLFLLGFTVEKALGPGRYLLAYLLCGVLSGLVFTAFSLGSPLPLVGASGSISGLMGMYVAIYGLQKIRFFYFIGVYFNYFRAPALAVLPVWLGKEIYDYWFAGATGIAYMAHAGGLIGGAALVWLLGRSVLQVRETFFEPEEEEQDERFTTAYAQAMGSLGRMEFEVARRQFEALWERYPDRPILLEHLYQLAKLRPDLPEYRERTRELMSETISRRQPERLVEIWQEYLGKGEGYSPLAAEDHNRVLFTSLRHDDLKAAEKAFERLRNTGAELLTGEACRLLVEEFEKREMGPKARHYRQLLSAN; encoded by the coding sequence ATGCTGATTATTCCTGCCGAAAACGCCGTGAACTGGCGCCGACCGCCCTGGGCAACTCTGGGCCTGATCGCAACCTGCCTGCTCGTTTTCCTGTTTTATCAGGGCGGTGACAGCCGTTTGATGGAAGGGGCCATTGAGGAATACCTGGCGTCTGATCTGCCCGAACTGGAAGCGCCGGTCTACGAAGACTACCTGCAACGGCAGATCCGTTTTGAGGGCGAGTCCGAACGAATTCTGGAATTGCAGGATTTCCAGCAATTGCGGGAATCCGGTGAAGAGGTCTGGGTGGCGGTCAGTTTGTTGGTCAATCCCGAGTTTTACCAGTACATGCGGGACAACCGGGAGTTGCTGTGGGCCCCCGCCGACCGACAGCAATGGCTAGAGCAGCGCACAGCGATCCAGACCCGTTATATTGATCGTCTCAGCTCCAATCAGCTGGGGCTGGTGCCTGCGGAATTGTCGTTGTATACGCTGATTACCTACCAGTTCCTGCACGGTGGCTGGGGGCATATTATCGGTAACCTGCTGTTCCTGTTCTTGCTGGGGTTTACCGTGGAAAAGGCTCTGGGCCCGGGCCGTTACCTGCTGGCCTACCTGTTATGCGGTGTTCTGTCGGGGCTGGTGTTTACGGCGTTTTCCCTTGGCAGTCCGTTGCCTTTGGTTGGTGCCTCTGGTTCCATTTCCGGGCTGATGGGGATGTACGTAGCCATCTACGGCTTGCAGAAAATCCGCTTTTTCTACTTTATTGGCGTTTACTTCAATTACTTTCGGGCACCGGCGTTGGCGGTCCTGCCGGTCTGGCTCGGCAAGGAAATCTACGATTACTGGTTCGCCGGTGCCACCGGGATCGCCTACATGGCCCACGCCGGTGGCCTGATTGGCGGGGCGGCCCTGGTGTGGTTGTTGGGTCGGAGTGTACTTCAGGTGCGCGAGACGTTTTTCGAGCCGGAGGAGGAAGAACAGGATGAGCGTTTCACCACGGCCTACGCCCAGGCCATGGGCAGCCTGGGACGCATGGAGTTCGAGGTGGCCCGCCGACAGTTCGAGGCCCTGTGGGAGCGCTATCCCGATCGTCCCATTCTGCTGGAGCATCTGTATCAGTTGGCCAAGTTACGGCCAGACTTGCCGGAGTACCGGGAACGAACCCGCGAACTGATGAGCGAAACCATCAGCCGCCGTCAGCCGGAACGCCTGGTGGAAATCTGGCAGGAGTACCTGGGCAAAGGGGAAGGGTATTCGCCATTGGCTGCGGAGGACCATAATCGCGTGTTGTTCACCAGCCTGCGCCATGATGACCTGAAGGCAGCGGAAAAGGCGTTCGAGCGTCTACGGAACACCGGCGCTGAGTTGCTCACCGGTGAGGCCTGCCGCCTACTTGTTGAGGAATTCGAAAAACGCGAGATGGGTCCGAAAGCCCGTCACTACCGGCAGCTATTGTCGGCTAACTGA